One region of Halomonas huangheensis genomic DNA includes:
- a CDS encoding heavy metal translocating P-type ATPase — protein sequence MSCQGCVKRMREAIQSHDSDARVEGEPQTHHLYVESRLAGEKLDEILSSAGYPSEAEPSATSDCPLPDQGDDGTEPSADGLERTDAADETPRSEASPAEAEPSQRLAIQGMTCASCVASVEKALNQVPGVTRAEVNFASNTARVHGKADGAALVAAVDAIGYGAEPIVDLREAERRRAESSRHEYQRKLKGSLTALALAIPLMVMMFIHHPEPVGVARLGWGLVGLATLAVLAFPGRHFFVNAWKAGRHRQANMDTLIAIGTGSAWLYSMVVVLAAPWLPEAARGLYFEAAAMIVGLVLLGNALELRARGRTSDALHRLLDLQSSTARVVRDDREQDIPIDEVQTDELIRVRPGERLPVDGEVVEGKSYIDESMLTGEPLAVSRGPGDDVSAGTVNGRGSLLYRATRVGADTRLGRITEQVANAQGSKPPIGNMADRISAVFVPSVMIIAVLTALAWFHFGPEPRVIHMLVTATTVLIIACPCALGLATPLSTMIGVGKAAEHGVLIRSGDALQTASRLTTLVVDKTGTVTEGKPRVTDQRLFGDDSASLLSLVHALEGRSEHPLAIALTQHIEEQLGDALAQATIADFTSVTGRGVRAQDDQGRELALGNAQLVNDVGASLDALGDERDSWINQARTVVYFTIDSQLTASFAIEDPLRHDSIDAIARLRRDGLKVVMLTGDNTTTANAIASQVGIDEVRAELTPDDKHAEIERLQRQGEVVGMVGDGINDAPALAQADVGFAIGQGTDVAIESAGITLMRSSLHGIVDAIEISRATLGNIKQNLWGALGYNTLCIPIAAGVLYPLTGTLLSPMIAGAAMSLSSITVVSNANRLRLFKVSQPSTQEASTPASETQTSTTRTSTTRTSTTQEERT from the coding sequence ATGAGCTGCCAGGGTTGTGTCAAACGCATGCGTGAAGCGATCCAGAGTCATGACAGCGATGCTCGGGTCGAGGGCGAGCCACAGACCCATCATCTGTACGTGGAGTCGCGTCTGGCCGGCGAGAAACTGGATGAGATCCTCTCCTCAGCCGGATACCCCAGCGAGGCCGAGCCTTCCGCCACGTCTGACTGCCCGCTACCCGATCAGGGCGACGATGGAACTGAACCGTCAGCCGATGGGCTTGAGCGTACAGATGCTGCAGACGAGACTCCTCGGAGCGAAGCATCGCCGGCAGAAGCGGAACCGAGCCAGCGCCTGGCCATCCAGGGTATGACCTGCGCCAGTTGCGTTGCCAGTGTCGAGAAGGCCTTGAATCAGGTACCCGGCGTCACCCGCGCCGAGGTCAACTTCGCCTCAAATACTGCACGAGTGCACGGCAAGGCAGATGGCGCTGCGCTGGTCGCTGCGGTAGATGCCATCGGTTACGGTGCGGAGCCGATTGTCGATCTGCGTGAAGCCGAACGGCGTCGCGCCGAGTCCAGTCGCCACGAATATCAGCGCAAGCTGAAAGGCAGCCTGACAGCGCTGGCACTGGCGATCCCGTTGATGGTCATGATGTTCATTCACCATCCTGAGCCGGTGGGTGTCGCGCGCCTCGGTTGGGGGCTGGTGGGACTCGCGACTCTTGCGGTTCTGGCCTTCCCGGGGCGTCACTTCTTCGTCAATGCATGGAAGGCCGGGCGCCATCGTCAGGCCAACATGGATACCCTGATCGCCATCGGTACCGGTAGTGCCTGGCTGTACTCCATGGTGGTGGTGCTTGCCGCCCCCTGGTTACCCGAGGCGGCCCGCGGCTTGTACTTCGAAGCGGCGGCAATGATTGTCGGTCTCGTGTTGCTGGGTAATGCACTGGAACTACGTGCCCGGGGCCGTACCTCGGATGCACTGCACCGCCTGCTCGACCTGCAGAGCAGCACTGCCCGCGTAGTGCGCGATGACCGCGAGCAGGATATACCGATCGACGAGGTCCAGACTGACGAGCTGATCCGTGTTCGGCCTGGTGAGCGCCTGCCGGTCGATGGGGAGGTCGTCGAGGGCAAGAGTTATATCGACGAGTCGATGCTGACCGGCGAGCCACTCGCCGTATCACGCGGACCGGGTGATGATGTCAGCGCCGGCACCGTCAACGGACGTGGCTCACTGCTGTACCGTGCCACACGGGTTGGCGCCGATACCCGGCTGGGCCGGATTACCGAGCAGGTCGCCAATGCCCAGGGCTCGAAGCCGCCGATCGGCAATATGGCCGACCGCATCTCTGCGGTGTTTGTCCCCAGCGTGATGATCATTGCCGTGCTGACTGCTCTGGCATGGTTCCACTTCGGGCCAGAGCCTCGCGTGATCCATATGCTGGTCACGGCGACGACCGTGCTGATCATCGCCTGTCCCTGTGCGCTCGGTCTGGCGACACCGCTATCGACCATGATTGGTGTCGGCAAGGCCGCCGAGCATGGGGTCTTGATTCGCTCCGGAGATGCACTGCAGACCGCCAGCCGTCTGACCACGTTGGTGGTCGACAAGACCGGCACGGTGACCGAAGGCAAGCCGCGTGTCACTGATCAGCGGCTGTTTGGTGACGACTCGGCGTCCCTGCTGAGTCTGGTACATGCTCTTGAGGGCCGTTCCGAGCACCCCCTGGCGATCGCACTGACCCAGCATATCGAAGAACAGTTGGGCGATGCGCTGGCTCAAGCCACCATCGCGGACTTCACCAGTGTCACCGGGCGTGGCGTACGTGCTCAGGATGACCAGGGCCGAGAGTTGGCACTGGGCAATGCTCAGTTGGTGAATGATGTAGGTGCCAGTCTGGACGCTCTGGGTGATGAACGAGATAGCTGGATCAATCAGGCACGTACCGTGGTCTACTTCACCATCGACAGCCAGCTGACAGCGAGCTTTGCCATCGAGGACCCGCTGCGACATGACAGCATCGATGCGATTGCCAGGCTGCGCCGGGATGGACTCAAGGTGGTGATGTTGACCGGTGACAATACGACCACAGCCAATGCCATCGCCAGCCAGGTAGGCATCGATGAGGTGCGTGCCGAATTGACTCCGGATGACAAGCACGCCGAGATCGAACGTCTGCAGCGCCAGGGCGAAGTGGTCGGCATGGTCGGCGATGGCATAAATGATGCTCCCGCCCTCGCCCAGGCCGATGTCGGCTTCGCCATCGGGCAAGGAACCGATGTTGCCATCGAAAGCGCTGGGATCACGCTGATGCGCTCATCGCTTCACGGCATCGTCGACGCTATCGAGATCAGCCGTGCGACCCTCGGCAATATCAAGCAGAATCTGTGGGGCGCGCTGGGTTACAACACGCTGTGTATTCCCATCGCTGCCGGCGTACTTTACCCACTGACTGGCACGCTGCTGTCGCCGATGATCGCCGGTGCCGCCATGTCACTGTCGTCGATCACGGTGGTCAGTAATGCCAACCGCCTGCGCCTGTTCAAGGTTTCGCAGCCATCGACACAGGAAGCCTCGACACCAGCATCAGAGACACAGACCTCAACGACGCGGACCTCAACGACACGGACCTCAACAACACAGGAGGAACGGACATGA
- a CDS encoding VOC family protein, whose protein sequence is MPHLNAVLETALYVRDMTRARAFFEEVLELRPSTADHRMTAYAVGPSVLLLFMEGGTTETVQLPDNRGSIPPHDGNGPVHMAFAIAPEDLEPWERRLNAHGVKIEGRTHWPRGGESLYLRDPDDHLLELATPGIWPNY, encoded by the coding sequence ATGCCGCATCTCAACGCCGTCCTCGAAACCGCACTTTATGTGCGCGACATGACCAGAGCCCGGGCCTTTTTCGAGGAAGTACTGGAGCTGAGGCCCTCTACTGCGGACCATCGGATGACCGCCTACGCGGTAGGCCCGAGCGTCCTGCTGCTGTTCATGGAGGGGGGAACCACGGAAACCGTGCAGCTTCCTGATAATCGCGGCAGCATTCCACCGCATGATGGAAATGGCCCTGTGCATATGGCGTTTGCCATCGCTCCGGAAGACCTCGAGCCATGGGAGCGCCGCCTGAATGCCCACGGCGTGAAGATCGAGGGTCGCACTCATTGGCCAAGAGGCGGAGAAAGCCTTTATCTGCGGGACCCGGATGACCATCTACTGGAGTTGGCGACGCCTGGAATCTGGCCCAATTACTGA